One part of the Coturnix japonica isolate 7356 chromosome 22, Coturnix japonica 2.1, whole genome shotgun sequence genome encodes these proteins:
- the ADAM28 gene encoding disintegrin and metalloproteinase domain-containing protein 28 isoform X3, producing the protein MLKEVFKNCRDTALRDLVGSASKKLPGVEQYEIVYPRKLHTVHKRDVERSKEKTKYDDTLEYGIKANGEEVILHLQRNKHLLAGDYTETVYSDDGQQITTSPQIKDHCYYEGYVQDEADSTASISACKGLSGYFETRGQKYLIEPLGTSDRDKHAVYEFVEDKSIKTCGAVNSSWEVNASDSINSIFKSSNSPEMKAYLKAKKYLEVYVVADNTMYKKYNRDVNAVRQRIFGIVNFINTVYKAINIYVALIGLEIWTDNDKCSLSPIAGSTLDNFSKWRKSDLLKRKRNDNAQLITGHNLEGTTIGLAYIKSICNDVYSAGIIQDHSRHEIAVGATMAHEMGHNLGMSHDTKDCTCQPRVCIMTDTVSSVVPKTFSSCSLQDFEEYMLNDMPKCLTNIPDIDAIIAPPSCGNGFVEKGEECDCGTLEECTNACCDPETCKLTAGSMCAHGDCCEDCQYKRAGAVCREAKDDCDLPEMCTGSSGNCPSDRFRVNGHPCSNGEGFCYMGTCPTRESQCRAAFGPRATEGAASCYRMNEKGFYYGYCRKERGTHVPCKKKDIMCGKLYCSGGWEMPTYGSLVTFESCKASFPRNGDPDLGMILNGTKCGDGMVCSNGECVYAEDVFRSSDCSAKCPGHAVCDHEMQCQCEEGWAPPNCESSSAVTSFAVIAGVLVVLTVIVITAVLVFRFRVFKKSNTRRGPGATNQVFVDQEQRQREHPGLAVPTQKVNDKKLLLPVPPLPENKPQLRSPAIRPKGPPPPVPCTKPAFSHTQDMFAPEKKPACPPVPKGKPPPPPKALKPPVNPRV; encoded by the exons ATGCTCaaggaggtgttcaagaattGCAGAGATACAGCACTGAGGGACTTAGTTG GAAGTGCAAGCAAGAAATTACCTGGAGTTGAGCAATATGAAATAGTTTATCCTCggaaactgcacacagtacaTAAAAGAGATgtagaaagaagcaaagaaaag ACAAAATATGACGATACGTTGGAGTATGGAATCAAAGCCAATGGAGAGGAAGTCATATTGCACCTACAAAGAAATAA GCATCTGTTAGCTGGGGACTACACTGAAACAGTCTATTCAGATGATGGTCAGCAGATAACCACGAGTCCCCAGATCaag GATCACTGTTACTATGAAGGTTACGTTCAGGATGAAGCTGACTCAACAGCAAGCATCAGTGCCTGTAAAGGCTTAAG TGGGTATTTCGAGACCCGTGGGCAGAAGTACCTGATTGAACCTTTGGGAACGTCAGACAGAGACAAACATGCAGTCTATGAGTTTGTGGAAGATAAGTCCATCAAAACCTGTGGAGCAGTCAATAGCAGCTGGGAAGTGAATGCAAGTGACTCCATCAACAGCATCTTCAAATCCAGCAATAGCCCAGAA ATGAAGGCATACctgaaggcaaagaaatatCTGGAAGTTTACGTAGTCGCAGACAATACTATG tataAGAAGTACAACAGAGATGTTAATGCTGTGAGACAAAGGATATTTGGCATAGTTAATTTCATCAACACG gTTTATAAGGCCATCAATATCTACGTGGCTCTAATTGGCCTAGAAATCTGGACAGACAATGATAAATGTTCCTTGAGTCCTATTGCAGGATCGACTCTGGACAACTTCTCAAAGTGGAGGAAATCAGATttattaaagaggaaaagaaatgacaatgCTCAGCTAATTAC AGGCCACAACTTGGAAGGGACAACAATTGGATTAGCTTACATAAAATCCATATGCAATGATGTATACTCTGCAGGTATTATCCAG GATCATAGCAGACATGAGATTGCAGTTGGAGCTACCATGGCACACGAGATGGGACACAACCTTGGCATGAGTCACGACACCAAAGACTGCACGTGTCAGCCTCGAGTCTGCATCATGACAGACACTGTTAG TTCTGTCGTCCCTAAGacattcagctcctgcagcctccaggaTTTTGAGGAATACATGTTGAATGACATGCCAAAATGCCTAACTAACATCCCAGACATAGATGCCATCATAGCACCTCCATCATGTGGCAATGGCTTTgtggaaaaaggagaggaatgCGACTGCGGTACTTTAGAG GAGTGCACAAATGCCTGCTGTGACCCAGAGACATGCAAGCTGACAGCTGGCTCCATGTGTGCACACGGAGACTGCTGCGAGGACTGCCAG TACAaaagagcaggagctgtgtgccGGGAAGCCAAGGATGACTGTGACCTGCCTGAGATGTGCACTGGTTCTTCTGGGAATTGCCCATCGGATCGATTCCGTGTGAATGGACATCCTTGCAGCAACGGTGAAGGCTTTTGCTACATGGGAACCTGTCCCACCCGAGAAAGccagtgcagagctgcttttggACCAC GGGCTACTGAAGGGGCAGCGTCCTGTTACCGGATGAACGAGAAGGGTTTTTATTATGgatactgcagaaaagaaagaggtaCTCACGTCCCATGTAAAAAGAA AGATATCATGTGTGGGAAGCTGTACTGCTCTGGGGGTTGGGAGATGCCCACCTATGGCAGCCTGGTGACCTTCGAGTCCTGCAAAGCAAGCTTTCCTAGGAATGGAGATCCAGATTTAGGGATGATCCTCAATGGAACCAAGTGTGGGGATGGCATG GTATGCAGCAATGGAGAATGTGTCTATGCTGAAGATGTCTTTAGATCAAGCGACTGCTCTGCCAAGTGTCCTGGACATGCT GTTTGTGACCATGAGATGCAATGCCAGTGTGAAGAAGGATGGGCACCACCCAACTGCGAAAGCTCATCAGCAGTCACCA GTTTTGCAGTCATTGCTGGTGTGCTGGTTGTCCTCACTGTGATTGTAATCACAGCAGTATTGGTTTTCCGCTTCCGAGTATTCAAGAAGAG CAATACCAGAAGGGGACCTGGAGCCACCAATCAAGTCTTTGTGGACCAAGAACAAAGGCAAAGAGAGCACCCTGGCCTGGCAGTACCCACCCAGAAG GTTAATGATAAGAAGCTTCTCCTTCCTGTACCTCCACTACCAGAGAACAAACCACAGCTTCGGAGT CCTGCCATAAGGCCAAAAGGTCCCCCACCTCCTGTCCCTTGCACCAAACCAGCCTTTTCTCACACACAAGACATGTTT GCACCAGAGAAAAAACCTGCTTGTCCCCCAGTTCCCAAAGGCAAACCTCCACCTCCACCAAAG GCTTTGAAACCTCCTGTTAACCCCAGGGTCTGA
- the ADAM28 gene encoding disintegrin and metalloproteinase domain-containing protein 28 isoform X1 gives MLKEVFKNCRDTALRDLVGSASKKLPGVEQYEIVYPRKLHTVHKRDVERSKEKTKYDDTLEYGIKANGEEVILHLQRNKHLLAGDYTETVYSDDGQQITTSPQIKDHCYYEGYVQDEADSTASISACKGLSGYFETRGQKYLIEPLGTSDRDKHAVYEFVEDKSIKTCGAVNSSWEVNASDSINSIFKSSNSPEMKAYLKAKKYLEVYVVADNTMYKKYNRDVNAVRQRIFGIVNFINTVYKAINIYVALIGLEIWTDNDKCSLSPIAGSTLDNFSKWRKSDLLKRKRNDNAQLITGHNLEGTTIGLAYIKSICNDVYSAGIIQDHSRHEIAVGATMAHEMGHNLGMSHDTKDCTCQPRVCIMTDTVSSVVPKTFSSCSLQDFEEYMLNDMPKCLTNIPDIDAIIAPPSCGNGFVEKGEECDCGTLEECTNACCDPETCKLTAGSMCAHGDCCEDCQYKRAGAVCREAKDDCDLPEMCTGSSGNCPSDRFRVNGHPCSNGEGFCYMGTCPTRESQCRAAFGPRATEGAASCYRMNEKGFYYGYCRKERGTHVPCKKKDIMCGKLYCSGGWEMPTYGSLVTFESCKASFPRNGDPDLGMILNGTKCGDGMVCSNGECVYAEDVFRSSDCSAKCPGHAVCDHEMQCQCEEGWAPPNCESSSAVTSFAVIAGVLVVLTVIVITAVLVFRFRVFKKSSNTRRGPGATNQVFVDQEQRQREHPGLAVPTQKVNDKKLLLPVPPLPENKPQLRSPAIRPKGPPPPVPCTKPAFSHTQDMFAPEKKPACPPVPKGKPPPPPKALKPPVNPRV, from the exons ATGCTCaaggaggtgttcaagaattGCAGAGATACAGCACTGAGGGACTTAGTTG GAAGTGCAAGCAAGAAATTACCTGGAGTTGAGCAATATGAAATAGTTTATCCTCggaaactgcacacagtacaTAAAAGAGATgtagaaagaagcaaagaaaag ACAAAATATGACGATACGTTGGAGTATGGAATCAAAGCCAATGGAGAGGAAGTCATATTGCACCTACAAAGAAATAA GCATCTGTTAGCTGGGGACTACACTGAAACAGTCTATTCAGATGATGGTCAGCAGATAACCACGAGTCCCCAGATCaag GATCACTGTTACTATGAAGGTTACGTTCAGGATGAAGCTGACTCAACAGCAAGCATCAGTGCCTGTAAAGGCTTAAG TGGGTATTTCGAGACCCGTGGGCAGAAGTACCTGATTGAACCTTTGGGAACGTCAGACAGAGACAAACATGCAGTCTATGAGTTTGTGGAAGATAAGTCCATCAAAACCTGTGGAGCAGTCAATAGCAGCTGGGAAGTGAATGCAAGTGACTCCATCAACAGCATCTTCAAATCCAGCAATAGCCCAGAA ATGAAGGCATACctgaaggcaaagaaatatCTGGAAGTTTACGTAGTCGCAGACAATACTATG tataAGAAGTACAACAGAGATGTTAATGCTGTGAGACAAAGGATATTTGGCATAGTTAATTTCATCAACACG gTTTATAAGGCCATCAATATCTACGTGGCTCTAATTGGCCTAGAAATCTGGACAGACAATGATAAATGTTCCTTGAGTCCTATTGCAGGATCGACTCTGGACAACTTCTCAAAGTGGAGGAAATCAGATttattaaagaggaaaagaaatgacaatgCTCAGCTAATTAC AGGCCACAACTTGGAAGGGACAACAATTGGATTAGCTTACATAAAATCCATATGCAATGATGTATACTCTGCAGGTATTATCCAG GATCATAGCAGACATGAGATTGCAGTTGGAGCTACCATGGCACACGAGATGGGACACAACCTTGGCATGAGTCACGACACCAAAGACTGCACGTGTCAGCCTCGAGTCTGCATCATGACAGACACTGTTAG TTCTGTCGTCCCTAAGacattcagctcctgcagcctccaggaTTTTGAGGAATACATGTTGAATGACATGCCAAAATGCCTAACTAACATCCCAGACATAGATGCCATCATAGCACCTCCATCATGTGGCAATGGCTTTgtggaaaaaggagaggaatgCGACTGCGGTACTTTAGAG GAGTGCACAAATGCCTGCTGTGACCCAGAGACATGCAAGCTGACAGCTGGCTCCATGTGTGCACACGGAGACTGCTGCGAGGACTGCCAG TACAaaagagcaggagctgtgtgccGGGAAGCCAAGGATGACTGTGACCTGCCTGAGATGTGCACTGGTTCTTCTGGGAATTGCCCATCGGATCGATTCCGTGTGAATGGACATCCTTGCAGCAACGGTGAAGGCTTTTGCTACATGGGAACCTGTCCCACCCGAGAAAGccagtgcagagctgcttttggACCAC GGGCTACTGAAGGGGCAGCGTCCTGTTACCGGATGAACGAGAAGGGTTTTTATTATGgatactgcagaaaagaaagaggtaCTCACGTCCCATGTAAAAAGAA AGATATCATGTGTGGGAAGCTGTACTGCTCTGGGGGTTGGGAGATGCCCACCTATGGCAGCCTGGTGACCTTCGAGTCCTGCAAAGCAAGCTTTCCTAGGAATGGAGATCCAGATTTAGGGATGATCCTCAATGGAACCAAGTGTGGGGATGGCATG GTATGCAGCAATGGAGAATGTGTCTATGCTGAAGATGTCTTTAGATCAAGCGACTGCTCTGCCAAGTGTCCTGGACATGCT GTTTGTGACCATGAGATGCAATGCCAGTGTGAAGAAGGATGGGCACCACCCAACTGCGAAAGCTCATCAGCAGTCACCA GTTTTGCAGTCATTGCTGGTGTGCTGGTTGTCCTCACTGTGATTGTAATCACAGCAGTATTGGTTTTCCGCTTCCGAGTATTCAAGAAGAG CAGCAATACCAGAAGGGGACCTGGAGCCACCAATCAAGTCTTTGTGGACCAAGAACAAAGGCAAAGAGAGCACCCTGGCCTGGCAGTACCCACCCAGAAG GTTAATGATAAGAAGCTTCTCCTTCCTGTACCTCCACTACCAGAGAACAAACCACAGCTTCGGAGT CCTGCCATAAGGCCAAAAGGTCCCCCACCTCCTGTCCCTTGCACCAAACCAGCCTTTTCTCACACACAAGACATGTTT GCACCAGAGAAAAAACCTGCTTGTCCCCCAGTTCCCAAAGGCAAACCTCCACCTCCACCAAAG GCTTTGAAACCTCCTGTTAACCCCAGGGTCTGA
- the ADAM28 gene encoding disintegrin and metalloproteinase domain-containing protein 28 isoform X2 yields MNNVTLIFVVLLCFLYQGSASKKLPGVEQYEIVYPRKLHTVHKRDVERSKEKTKYDDTLEYGIKANGEEVILHLQRNKHLLAGDYTETVYSDDGQQITTSPQIKDHCYYEGYVQDEADSTASISACKGLSGYFETRGQKYLIEPLGTSDRDKHAVYEFVEDKSIKTCGAVNSSWEVNASDSINSIFKSSNSPEMKAYLKAKKYLEVYVVADNTMYKKYNRDVNAVRQRIFGIVNFINTVYKAINIYVALIGLEIWTDNDKCSLSPIAGSTLDNFSKWRKSDLLKRKRNDNAQLITGHNLEGTTIGLAYIKSICNDVYSAGIIQDHSRHEIAVGATMAHEMGHNLGMSHDTKDCTCQPRVCIMTDTVSSVVPKTFSSCSLQDFEEYMLNDMPKCLTNIPDIDAIIAPPSCGNGFVEKGEECDCGTLEECTNACCDPETCKLTAGSMCAHGDCCEDCQYKRAGAVCREAKDDCDLPEMCTGSSGNCPSDRFRVNGHPCSNGEGFCYMGTCPTRESQCRAAFGPRATEGAASCYRMNEKGFYYGYCRKERGTHVPCKKKDIMCGKLYCSGGWEMPTYGSLVTFESCKASFPRNGDPDLGMILNGTKCGDGMVCSNGECVYAEDVFRSSDCSAKCPGHAVCDHEMQCQCEEGWAPPNCESSSAVTSFAVIAGVLVVLTVIVITAVLVFRFRVFKKSSNTRRGPGATNQVFVDQEQRQREHPGLAVPTQKVNDKKLLLPVPPLPENKPQLRSPAIRPKGPPPPVPCTKPAFSHTQDMFAPEKKPACPPVPKGKPPPPPKALKPPVNPRV; encoded by the exons ATGAATAATGTCACTCTTATATTTGTTGTTCTGCTATGTTTTCTCTATCAAG GAAGTGCAAGCAAGAAATTACCTGGAGTTGAGCAATATGAAATAGTTTATCCTCggaaactgcacacagtacaTAAAAGAGATgtagaaagaagcaaagaaaag ACAAAATATGACGATACGTTGGAGTATGGAATCAAAGCCAATGGAGAGGAAGTCATATTGCACCTACAAAGAAATAA GCATCTGTTAGCTGGGGACTACACTGAAACAGTCTATTCAGATGATGGTCAGCAGATAACCACGAGTCCCCAGATCaag GATCACTGTTACTATGAAGGTTACGTTCAGGATGAAGCTGACTCAACAGCAAGCATCAGTGCCTGTAAAGGCTTAAG TGGGTATTTCGAGACCCGTGGGCAGAAGTACCTGATTGAACCTTTGGGAACGTCAGACAGAGACAAACATGCAGTCTATGAGTTTGTGGAAGATAAGTCCATCAAAACCTGTGGAGCAGTCAATAGCAGCTGGGAAGTGAATGCAAGTGACTCCATCAACAGCATCTTCAAATCCAGCAATAGCCCAGAA ATGAAGGCATACctgaaggcaaagaaatatCTGGAAGTTTACGTAGTCGCAGACAATACTATG tataAGAAGTACAACAGAGATGTTAATGCTGTGAGACAAAGGATATTTGGCATAGTTAATTTCATCAACACG gTTTATAAGGCCATCAATATCTACGTGGCTCTAATTGGCCTAGAAATCTGGACAGACAATGATAAATGTTCCTTGAGTCCTATTGCAGGATCGACTCTGGACAACTTCTCAAAGTGGAGGAAATCAGATttattaaagaggaaaagaaatgacaatgCTCAGCTAATTAC AGGCCACAACTTGGAAGGGACAACAATTGGATTAGCTTACATAAAATCCATATGCAATGATGTATACTCTGCAGGTATTATCCAG GATCATAGCAGACATGAGATTGCAGTTGGAGCTACCATGGCACACGAGATGGGACACAACCTTGGCATGAGTCACGACACCAAAGACTGCACGTGTCAGCCTCGAGTCTGCATCATGACAGACACTGTTAG TTCTGTCGTCCCTAAGacattcagctcctgcagcctccaggaTTTTGAGGAATACATGTTGAATGACATGCCAAAATGCCTAACTAACATCCCAGACATAGATGCCATCATAGCACCTCCATCATGTGGCAATGGCTTTgtggaaaaaggagaggaatgCGACTGCGGTACTTTAGAG GAGTGCACAAATGCCTGCTGTGACCCAGAGACATGCAAGCTGACAGCTGGCTCCATGTGTGCACACGGAGACTGCTGCGAGGACTGCCAG TACAaaagagcaggagctgtgtgccGGGAAGCCAAGGATGACTGTGACCTGCCTGAGATGTGCACTGGTTCTTCTGGGAATTGCCCATCGGATCGATTCCGTGTGAATGGACATCCTTGCAGCAACGGTGAAGGCTTTTGCTACATGGGAACCTGTCCCACCCGAGAAAGccagtgcagagctgcttttggACCAC GGGCTACTGAAGGGGCAGCGTCCTGTTACCGGATGAACGAGAAGGGTTTTTATTATGgatactgcagaaaagaaagaggtaCTCACGTCCCATGTAAAAAGAA AGATATCATGTGTGGGAAGCTGTACTGCTCTGGGGGTTGGGAGATGCCCACCTATGGCAGCCTGGTGACCTTCGAGTCCTGCAAAGCAAGCTTTCCTAGGAATGGAGATCCAGATTTAGGGATGATCCTCAATGGAACCAAGTGTGGGGATGGCATG GTATGCAGCAATGGAGAATGTGTCTATGCTGAAGATGTCTTTAGATCAAGCGACTGCTCTGCCAAGTGTCCTGGACATGCT GTTTGTGACCATGAGATGCAATGCCAGTGTGAAGAAGGATGGGCACCACCCAACTGCGAAAGCTCATCAGCAGTCACCA GTTTTGCAGTCATTGCTGGTGTGCTGGTTGTCCTCACTGTGATTGTAATCACAGCAGTATTGGTTTTCCGCTTCCGAGTATTCAAGAAGAG CAGCAATACCAGAAGGGGACCTGGAGCCACCAATCAAGTCTTTGTGGACCAAGAACAAAGGCAAAGAGAGCACCCTGGCCTGGCAGTACCCACCCAGAAG GTTAATGATAAGAAGCTTCTCCTTCCTGTACCTCCACTACCAGAGAACAAACCACAGCTTCGGAGT CCTGCCATAAGGCCAAAAGGTCCCCCACCTCCTGTCCCTTGCACCAAACCAGCCTTTTCTCACACACAAGACATGTTT GCACCAGAGAAAAAACCTGCTTGTCCCCCAGTTCCCAAAGGCAAACCTCCACCTCCACCAAAG GCTTTGAAACCTCCTGTTAACCCCAGGGTCTGA